Proteins encoded within one genomic window of Bemisia tabaci chromosome 2, PGI_BMITA_v3:
- the LOC109034239 gene encoding tRNA endonuclease ANKZF1 isoform X3, whose protein sequence is MDNHVIRLKPGEVMPPPHPRNEPSLNQSDDVSSISGSESESSSDDDSNAKLEKLSKDARVLFKNSNNQVLSLYRCLFSSRKEDVSENESVLRAKALVQNPTCLIMMLGGGHFAAALFKDGEPILHKTFHSYTVRQKQGSSQSSNDNKGSFAKSAGASLRRYNETILAQHIQEITATWAKEIDSCDFIFYRAVGPGNKKAFFGGKNPPLDKADPRVRTIPFNTKRATFNEVKRVYNCLKSVLVYDFDEVLSVVSKPPNISESTEQKQQKQEENCVPNVDEVKETPIAIEKESSSLMFFGNNCVLAETAPLKENIPVRRNFFDEINSSSSEEEQPEEDNAAENEAPDDSGHEVPNVVSVGRKKKKRKRGKQKMLDESTPPDVYLNRIFLSALEQEDHVILEQAIAENADNKYLRKGLNSYIDEEKNTLLHFASKKGYFHHVWVLLEAGASPCYKNKAARTAYDVSLNKDTRDTFRRFYAEFPEKFDYTNSHIPKPLTEELVKAQNEKKREKNRKMKQKIKEKREKEKEEEDRLRFLQLSDREKRALAAERRILAQQEESKTTAALPIIITRCFLCGCDMTGKIPFEYDFYKFCSMSCVKVHRSKKPEGS, encoded by the exons ATGGATAATCACGTGATTAGGCTTAAGCCGGGTGAGGTTATGCCGCCGCCACACCCTAGAAATGAACCTTCTTTAAATCAATCTG ATGATGTCTCTAGTATCTCTGGCTCGGAATCAGAAAGCAGTAGCGATGATGACTCCAATGCTAAGTTAGAAAAACTGTCCAAGGATGCAAGAGTcttgtttaaaaattcaaacaatcAGGTTTTATCACTCTACAGATGCCTGTTCTCATCAAGAAAG GAGGATGTCTCTGAAAATGAATCAGTGCTAAGAGCAAAAGCATTGGTTCAAAATCCTACTTGCTTAATCATGATGCTTGGAGGAGGGCATTTTGCAGCCGCACTTTTCAAAG ATGGCGAGCCTATTCTTCATAAAACATTTCATTCTTACACTGTTCGTCAAAAGCAAGGCAGCTCCCAGAGCTCGAATGACAATAAAGGATCCTTTGCCAAAAGCGCTGGTGCCAGTCTGAGACGTTATAATGAAACTATACTTGCTCAG CATATTCAAGAAATAACTGCAACTTGGGCCAAAGAAATTGATTCCtgtgattttatattttatcgGGCTGTTGGACCTGGTAATAAGAAGgcattttttggtgggaaaaaCCCTCCTCTTGATAAAGCAGACCCTCGTGTACGTACAATTCCATTCAACACTAAAAGGGCAACCTTCAATGAAGTAAAGAGAGTCTACAACTGTTTGAAATCAGTCTTGGTCTATG atTTTGATGAAGTTTTGTCAGTTGTCTCCAAACCACCAAATATCTCTGAATCAACGGAACAGAAACAACAGAAACAGGAAGAAAATTGTGTACCCAACGTAGATGAAGTAAAAGAAACTCCAATTGCAATAGAAAAAGAGTCTAGTAGTTTGatgttttttggaaacaattgtG TGTTGGCTGAGACGGCtccattaaaagaaaatatacctGTACGGAGAAATTTCTTCGATGAAATTAACAGCTCATCATCTGAAGAAGAACAGCCTGAAGAAGATAATGCTGCAGAGAATGAAGCACCGGATGATTCAGGCCATGAAGTTCCCAATGTTGTATCAGTAGgacggaagaagaagaagaggaaaagagggAAGCAGAAAATGCTCG ATGAATCGACACCTCCAGATGTGTATTTAAATCGTATCTTTCTGTCTGCTTTGGAGCAAGAAGATCATGTCATCTTGGAACAAGCGATAGCTGAAAATGCAGACAACAAATATTTGCGGAAAGGCCTTAACAGCTATATtgacgaagaaaaaaatacccTGCTTCATTTTGCTTCCAAGAAAGGATATTTTCATCATGTTTG GGTTTTATTAGAGGCTGGCGCTAGTCCTTGCTACAAGAATAAAGCTGCACGCACTGCATATGATGTTTCCCTGAATAAAGATACCCGAGACACTTTCCGGCGATTTTACGcagaatttcctgaaaaatttgattataCAAAT tCTCACATCCCTAAGCCATTGACTGAGGAACTAGTAAaagctcaaaatgaaaaaaagagagagaaaaatcgcaaaatgaagcaaaaaataaaggaaaagagagagaaagagaaggaggaagaggaTAGGCTCAGATTTCTTCAACTTAGTGACCGCGAGAAG AGAGCCCTTGCTGCAGAAAGGAGAATCTTAGCGCAGCAAGAAGAATCAAAGACAACTGCTGCATTACCAATCATTATCACGCGGTGCTTCCTTTGTGGTTGTGACATGACTGGCAAAATCCCATTTGAGTATGATTTTTATAAATTCTGTTCCATGTCCTGTGTCAAAGTTCATCGAAGCAAAAAACCAGAAGGCTCATGA
- the LOC109034239 gene encoding tRNA endonuclease ANKZF1 isoform X2, producing MDVKQVVPIGTKTFESLLDGLALLNLNSSQPEEVSSAAGALKTHSPPSEETTKSNQTGCSVCKCSFTDHDKFRQHFKADWHRYNLKLSLKERDPISEKEFEEFEDDVSSISGSESESSSDDDSNAKLEKLSKDARVLFKNSNNQVLSLYRCLFSSRKEDVSENESVLRAKALVQNPTCLIMMLGGGHFAAALFKDGEPILHKTFHSYTVRQKQGSSQSSNDNKGSFAKSAGASLRRYNETILAQHIQEITATWAKEIDSCDFIFYRAVGPGNKKAFFGGKNPPLDKADPRVRTIPFNTKRATFNEVKRVYNCLKSVLVYDFDEVLSVVSKPPNISESTEQKQQKQEENCVPNVDEVKETPIAIEKESSSLMFFGNNCVLAETAPLKENIPVRRNFFDEINSSSSEEEQPEEDNAAENEAPDDSGHEVPNVVSVGRKKKKRKRGKQKMLDESTPPDVYLNRIFLSALEQEDHVILEQAIAENADNKYLRKGLNSYIDEEKNTLLHFASKKGYFHHVWVLLEAGASPCYKNKAARTAYDVSLNKDTRDTFRRFYAEFPEKFDYTNSHIPKPLTEELVKAQNEKKREKNRKMKQKIKEKREKEKEEEDRLRFLQLSDREKRALAAERRILAQQEESKTTAALPIIITRCFLCGCDMTGKIPFELSRY from the exons ATGGATGTCAAACAAGTTGTTCCAATTGGAACAAAAACCTTTGAGTCTCTTTTAGATGGGCTAGCATTACTGAATTTGAACTCGTCACAACCAGAAGAAGTGAGCAGTGCAG cTGGAGCCCTCAAAACTCACTCACCTCCATCAGAAGAAACTACGAAATCAAATCAGACTGGTTGCTCTGTCTGCAAATGCTCTTTCACTGATCATGATAAATTTCGGCAGCATTTTAAGGCGGATTGGCATCGTTACAATTTGAAACTAAGTTTAAAAGAAAGAGATCCAATCTCTGAAAAGGAGTTTGAAGAATTTGAAG ATGATGTCTCTAGTATCTCTGGCTCGGAATCAGAAAGCAGTAGCGATGATGACTCCAATGCTAAGTTAGAAAAACTGTCCAAGGATGCAAGAGTcttgtttaaaaattcaaacaatcAGGTTTTATCACTCTACAGATGCCTGTTCTCATCAAGAAAG GAGGATGTCTCTGAAAATGAATCAGTGCTAAGAGCAAAAGCATTGGTTCAAAATCCTACTTGCTTAATCATGATGCTTGGAGGAGGGCATTTTGCAGCCGCACTTTTCAAAG ATGGCGAGCCTATTCTTCATAAAACATTTCATTCTTACACTGTTCGTCAAAAGCAAGGCAGCTCCCAGAGCTCGAATGACAATAAAGGATCCTTTGCCAAAAGCGCTGGTGCCAGTCTGAGACGTTATAATGAAACTATACTTGCTCAG CATATTCAAGAAATAACTGCAACTTGGGCCAAAGAAATTGATTCCtgtgattttatattttatcgGGCTGTTGGACCTGGTAATAAGAAGgcattttttggtgggaaaaaCCCTCCTCTTGATAAAGCAGACCCTCGTGTACGTACAATTCCATTCAACACTAAAAGGGCAACCTTCAATGAAGTAAAGAGAGTCTACAACTGTTTGAAATCAGTCTTGGTCTATG atTTTGATGAAGTTTTGTCAGTTGTCTCCAAACCACCAAATATCTCTGAATCAACGGAACAGAAACAACAGAAACAGGAAGAAAATTGTGTACCCAACGTAGATGAAGTAAAAGAAACTCCAATTGCAATAGAAAAAGAGTCTAGTAGTTTGatgttttttggaaacaattgtG TGTTGGCTGAGACGGCtccattaaaagaaaatatacctGTACGGAGAAATTTCTTCGATGAAATTAACAGCTCATCATCTGAAGAAGAACAGCCTGAAGAAGATAATGCTGCAGAGAATGAAGCACCGGATGATTCAGGCCATGAAGTTCCCAATGTTGTATCAGTAGgacggaagaagaagaagaggaaaagagggAAGCAGAAAATGCTCG ATGAATCGACACCTCCAGATGTGTATTTAAATCGTATCTTTCTGTCTGCTTTGGAGCAAGAAGATCATGTCATCTTGGAACAAGCGATAGCTGAAAATGCAGACAACAAATATTTGCGGAAAGGCCTTAACAGCTATATtgacgaagaaaaaaatacccTGCTTCATTTTGCTTCCAAGAAAGGATATTTTCATCATGTTTG GGTTTTATTAGAGGCTGGCGCTAGTCCTTGCTACAAGAATAAAGCTGCACGCACTGCATATGATGTTTCCCTGAATAAAGATACCCGAGACACTTTCCGGCGATTTTACGcagaatttcctgaaaaatttgattataCAAAT tCTCACATCCCTAAGCCATTGACTGAGGAACTAGTAAaagctcaaaatgaaaaaaagagagagaaaaatcgcaaaatgaagcaaaaaataaaggaaaagagagagaaagagaaggaggaagaggaTAGGCTCAGATTTCTTCAACTTAGTGACCGCGAGAAG AGAGCCCTTGCTGCAGAAAGGAGAATCTTAGCGCAGCAAGAAGAATCAAAGACAACTGCTGCATTACCAATCATTATCACGCGGTGCTTCCTTTGTGGTTGTGACATGACTGGCAAAATCCCATTTGA GTTGTCAAGATATTGA
- the LOC109034239 gene encoding tRNA endonuclease ANKZF1 isoform X1, with amino-acid sequence MDVKQVVPIGTKTFESLLDGLALLNLNSSQPEEVSSAAGALKTHSPPSEETTKSNQTGCSVCKCSFTDHDKFRQHFKADWHRYNLKLSLKERDPISEKEFEEFEDDVSSISGSESESSSDDDSNAKLEKLSKDARVLFKNSNNQVLSLYRCLFSSRKEDVSENESVLRAKALVQNPTCLIMMLGGGHFAAALFKDGEPILHKTFHSYTVRQKQGSSQSSNDNKGSFAKSAGASLRRYNETILAQHIQEITATWAKEIDSCDFIFYRAVGPGNKKAFFGGKNPPLDKADPRVRTIPFNTKRATFNEVKRVYNCLKSVLVYDFDEVLSVVSKPPNISESTEQKQQKQEENCVPNVDEVKETPIAIEKESSSLMFFGNNCVLAETAPLKENIPVRRNFFDEINSSSSEEEQPEEDNAAENEAPDDSGHEVPNVVSVGRKKKKRKRGKQKMLDESTPPDVYLNRIFLSALEQEDHVILEQAIAENADNKYLRKGLNSYIDEEKNTLLHFASKKGYFHHVWVLLEAGASPCYKNKAARTAYDVSLNKDTRDTFRRFYAEFPEKFDYTNSHIPKPLTEELVKAQNEKKREKNRKMKQKIKEKREKEKEEEDRLRFLQLSDREKRALAAERRILAQQEESKTTAALPIIITRCFLCGCDMTGKIPFEYDFYKFCSMSCVKVHRSKKPEGS; translated from the exons ATGGATGTCAAACAAGTTGTTCCAATTGGAACAAAAACCTTTGAGTCTCTTTTAGATGGGCTAGCATTACTGAATTTGAACTCGTCACAACCAGAAGAAGTGAGCAGTGCAG cTGGAGCCCTCAAAACTCACTCACCTCCATCAGAAGAAACTACGAAATCAAATCAGACTGGTTGCTCTGTCTGCAAATGCTCTTTCACTGATCATGATAAATTTCGGCAGCATTTTAAGGCGGATTGGCATCGTTACAATTTGAAACTAAGTTTAAAAGAAAGAGATCCAATCTCTGAAAAGGAGTTTGAAGAATTTGAAG ATGATGTCTCTAGTATCTCTGGCTCGGAATCAGAAAGCAGTAGCGATGATGACTCCAATGCTAAGTTAGAAAAACTGTCCAAGGATGCAAGAGTcttgtttaaaaattcaaacaatcAGGTTTTATCACTCTACAGATGCCTGTTCTCATCAAGAAAG GAGGATGTCTCTGAAAATGAATCAGTGCTAAGAGCAAAAGCATTGGTTCAAAATCCTACTTGCTTAATCATGATGCTTGGAGGAGGGCATTTTGCAGCCGCACTTTTCAAAG ATGGCGAGCCTATTCTTCATAAAACATTTCATTCTTACACTGTTCGTCAAAAGCAAGGCAGCTCCCAGAGCTCGAATGACAATAAAGGATCCTTTGCCAAAAGCGCTGGTGCCAGTCTGAGACGTTATAATGAAACTATACTTGCTCAG CATATTCAAGAAATAACTGCAACTTGGGCCAAAGAAATTGATTCCtgtgattttatattttatcgGGCTGTTGGACCTGGTAATAAGAAGgcattttttggtgggaaaaaCCCTCCTCTTGATAAAGCAGACCCTCGTGTACGTACAATTCCATTCAACACTAAAAGGGCAACCTTCAATGAAGTAAAGAGAGTCTACAACTGTTTGAAATCAGTCTTGGTCTATG atTTTGATGAAGTTTTGTCAGTTGTCTCCAAACCACCAAATATCTCTGAATCAACGGAACAGAAACAACAGAAACAGGAAGAAAATTGTGTACCCAACGTAGATGAAGTAAAAGAAACTCCAATTGCAATAGAAAAAGAGTCTAGTAGTTTGatgttttttggaaacaattgtG TGTTGGCTGAGACGGCtccattaaaagaaaatatacctGTACGGAGAAATTTCTTCGATGAAATTAACAGCTCATCATCTGAAGAAGAACAGCCTGAAGAAGATAATGCTGCAGAGAATGAAGCACCGGATGATTCAGGCCATGAAGTTCCCAATGTTGTATCAGTAGgacggaagaagaagaagaggaaaagagggAAGCAGAAAATGCTCG ATGAATCGACACCTCCAGATGTGTATTTAAATCGTATCTTTCTGTCTGCTTTGGAGCAAGAAGATCATGTCATCTTGGAACAAGCGATAGCTGAAAATGCAGACAACAAATATTTGCGGAAAGGCCTTAACAGCTATATtgacgaagaaaaaaatacccTGCTTCATTTTGCTTCCAAGAAAGGATATTTTCATCATGTTTG GGTTTTATTAGAGGCTGGCGCTAGTCCTTGCTACAAGAATAAAGCTGCACGCACTGCATATGATGTTTCCCTGAATAAAGATACCCGAGACACTTTCCGGCGATTTTACGcagaatttcctgaaaaatttgattataCAAAT tCTCACATCCCTAAGCCATTGACTGAGGAACTAGTAAaagctcaaaatgaaaaaaagagagagaaaaatcgcaaaatgaagcaaaaaataaaggaaaagagagagaaagagaaggaggaagaggaTAGGCTCAGATTTCTTCAACTTAGTGACCGCGAGAAG AGAGCCCTTGCTGCAGAAAGGAGAATCTTAGCGCAGCAAGAAGAATCAAAGACAACTGCTGCATTACCAATCATTATCACGCGGTGCTTCCTTTGTGGTTGTGACATGACTGGCAAAATCCCATTTGAGTATGATTTTTATAAATTCTGTTCCATGTCCTGTGTCAAAGTTCATCGAAGCAAAAAACCAGAAGGCTCATGA
- the LOC109034275 gene encoding uncharacterized protein: MLSEVGPEDGLGVEPEQEESSRLEEAPHAEETLAAVEIMQELGAETLEEAKKTIRDLRAKFRAQSHELMAWRRRVKQQEELIVRMNVERTERLRSLASQLLLFESRLCRKQRNISRLLLERETRIRKQQQLIHRLQACLTQAGLAASEETNLDSLNDSDSAVIMEDDDAYRVDVTVVRSISDALESKKQSQNQRRNNALLRRPEVLETVYSVEEDDQQPPAKAEAPSPEDSPPRARLKERSNSFEILQPTTPAPLPDDSGPTTPSPGTQSEPCHTAYNRVMSNHRSVTKPKDVKYKRINKAKSKSLEELRGKLKNWVDRGNKINISLDQSYA, translated from the exons CGAGGTGGGCCCAGAGGACGGGCTGGGGGTGGAGCCGGAACAGGAGGAGAGTTCCCGGTTGGAGGAGGCCCCACACGCAGAGGAGACCCTGGCCGCGGTGGAGATCATGCAGGAGCTGGGGGCCGAAACCCTCGAGGAGGCCAAGAAAACCATTCGCGACCTTCGCGCTAAATTTCGCGCCCAGTCCCACGAGCTTATGGCATGGCGGCGCAGGGTTAAACAGCAG GAGGAGCTGATCGTGCGGATGAACGTGGAGCGGACGGAGCGGCTGCGGAGCCTGGCGTCGCAGCTCCTGTTGTTCGAGTCGCGGCTCTGTCGGAAGCAGCGGAACATCAGCCGCCTCCTCCTGGAGAGGGAGACGCGGATCCGGAAGCAGCAGCAGCTCATCCACCGCCTCCAGGCCTGCCTCACCCAGGCCGGACTGGCCGCCTCCGAGGAGACCAACCTCGACTCCCTCAACGACTCCGACTCCGCCGTCATCATGGAGGACGACGACGCCTACCGCGTCGACGTCACCGTCGTCCGCAGCATCTCCGACGCCCTCGAGTCCAAGAAGCAGTCGCAAAATCAGCGCCGCAACAACGCCCTTCTCCGCCGCCCCGAG GTTCTGGAGACGGTCTACTCGGTAGAGGAGGACGACCAGCAGCCCCCGGCGAAAGCGGAGGCGCCGAGCCCGGAGGACAGTCCCCCGCGGGCGCGGCTCAAAGAGCGCTCCAACAGCTTCGAGATCCTCCAACCGACGACCCCAGCTCCACTCCCCGACGACTCCGGGCCCACGACCCCGTCTCCGGGGACTCAGAGCGAGCCCTGCCACACGGCCTACAACAGGGTGATGAGCAACCACAGGTCCGTCACCAAACCGAAAGACGTCAAGTACAAGCGCATCAACAAGGCCAAGTCCAAGTCTCTGGAGGAGCTCCGCGGGAAGCTGAAAAATTGGGTCGATCGGGGCAATAAGATAAACATCTCGTTGGACCAATCTTACGCGTAG